GCCGTGGAGACGGCGTTCATCGCCTCGGGCCGGTCGAGGGCGAGCTCGGCGACGTGGCCCTCCTGCCCGTGGCGGGCGATGGTGACGTTGTCGAAGGTCGGCGTGGTCATCGGCGAGGCTCCTGTCGGGCGCGCCTGCCTGCGCGGGGCCGCGCGGGGCGGTCGGCGCGGTGGAGCGCGGTGCCGTCACCACCGAGCGTGACGACCTCGGCGAGCCGCAGCGCGTCCAGGGTCGAGGCCGGCACCGCCCGCTGCAGCAGGGAGGGGTCACCACCCCGACGCCGCGCAGGGTGCGGGTGCGTTGCCGTGCGGTCCGCAGCTCGGGCACGCGACGCTCTACCAGGCACGGCGACCTGGTCGCCGAGGACCTTGCCGCACGTCACCATCTCCGCGGTGAGCCGGGCGGCGCGGTTGACGGTGTCGCCGAAGACCGCCGACCGGCAGACGAGCTTGCCGTGGGCGAGGCCGACGCGCACCGGCGGGAGCAGCTCGTCGTGGCGGATCTCGTCGACGAGGTCGACGGCAGCCGGGCGCCGTCGACGGGGTCCTTGGTGACGAAGAGCACCTCGTCGCCGACGGTCTTGATGACCCGACCGGCACGCTCGAGCAGGTCGTCGGAGCACAGGGCCTCGAAGCGTTCACCGACCTGGGCACCTTCGCTCGGACCGGACCTGCGCACGCTCTACGTCACCACCTCGGCGAACCTCCCCGCAGGCGATGACCCCCAGGCGGGAAGCCTGTTCGCCGTCGTCGGCGACCATCCGGGCCGTGGCGGCGGCCAGGTGTCGCCGCCAGGCGTAGACGAGGAGCGGCTCGAGGGCGTCGGCGAGCTCCTGGCGACCTTCTCCGCCGCGGCGATCTGGCGGTGGCCTCGTCGGGCTCGGCCTGGTCGTGGGGTGGCCCTCGTCGGCCACGAGCTGCGCGCGGCGCAGCCTTCCACGAGTCGCTCGCCGCGCACGTCACCGAGATCGCCGTCCTCATCGCCCTGATGGGCGTCGGCACTGGCGATCGAGCCCCTGATGTGGCGGTCCTGGCGGACCTGGGGCAAGTCCCAGCGCGGCTGCTGCTGATCGATCTGCCCGCTGCGCACCAGGGTGGCGCTGCTGGCCGATGGCGTCGAGGTCGTAGCGCGAGAACACGGTGTCGTCCTGCGGGCCTGCGGGGAAGCCCAGGGCCTTCCTGGCCTCGGCGGTGCGCACCGAGACGCCGACGGTCAGGAGGGCGAACCCGACGGCGGTCGCGGTCCAGGGGCCCGCCGAGGAGGCCGGGCTCGGGACGCGCTCTCCAGGCGCGGGTACGCGATCGGGCCTGGGCCACCAAGGGGCCGGGGTCGGCCTGTGGCCTCACTGGCTGGCTGCCTCCTCCCGGCCACGCAGACGTTCGCCAGGTCGGCCAGCCAGATCGCCGGGGACGCGTCCGAGGGCATCCGCCAGTCACCGCGCGGCGAGAGCGACCCGCCCGCGACGACCTTGGGGCCGTTGGGCAGCGCCGAGCGCTTGAACTGCTGGGTGACGAAGCCTTCGGCAAGCTGGTGTTCCGCGCCCACTGGGACAGCCTGCGCCTCGCGGACGTGGGCGAGCCGCTCCTCGGCATCGCGCTGATCTGCACGACGTACGGGCTGACCGAGCTCGCCCACGGCTACGGCTTCCTCGCGGTCTTCGTGTGCGCGCTGGCGCTGCGGGCGGCGGAGCGCGGCCACGAGTACCACGGACGCCTGCACCTGGCCATCGAGCACCTGGAGGCCATCCTCACCCTGCTCATCCTGATGCTGCTCGGGGTCTCCCTCAGCTCCGGGCAGCTCGCCGGCCTCACCTGGCCGGGCGTGATCGTCGCCGCCGCGCTGGTCTTCGTGGTCCGCCCGCTCGCCGGCTGGCTCTCCCTGTGGCGCACCAGCACCCTGGACTCACGCGAACGCTGGACGACCGCAGTCTTCGGCGTCCGCGGGATCGGCACGATCTACTACCTCGGGTTCGCGACCAGCGAGCACACCTGGGACGACGAGCGGACGCTGTGGGCGACCGCGACCTTCGCGATCCTGCTGTCGGTCGTGGTGCACGGTATGGCGGCGACCCCGGTCATGCATCACCTGGAGGAGCGGCGCGAGCGGATGCGGGCCCGGTGGGAGGCGCGTTCCGGTCGCCGCAAGGAGCGGGGCGGGCAGCGTCGGGCGCAGGCGCAGCAGCGCGCCGAGCGCTGACCCCGCCCGCGCCTCGCCCGCCCGCGCCCCGGTCACCCGCTCGTCGGGCGCTCGCCGCCCGGTCACCTGCTCGCCCCCACTCCCGTGCGTTCTCGGGCCAGGCTGGCCCCGTTGAGTACGTTTTGACGCCTCTTTGATCGTGCCACGGGGCCAGCCTGGCCCCGTGGGGGCGGGCGTCGGCCGTGGCACCGGTGCCGGGGCGGGCTCGGCCCCAGGCCTCGTGGCCCCAGTCGGTCATGGCGCGCCCGGACGCCCGCCTGGCAGCGCGATAGCGCGGAAGGGAGGTGACCAGCGTGGCCGGCGACCGGTCGAGCAGGACGCGTGCCTGCGGGTAGCCGGTGACGCGGTGGTAGTCGTTACAGGCCCCAGATCGAGCAGACGAAGCCGTTGACGACGTGGGCGACCTTGTCGGCCGCGGGCGAGGGGTACTCCTCGAAGAAGGTCTCGGCCCTCCCGTCCGCCGCGCGCTCGTGCGCCACGAACCAGTGCTCGCGAAGGCCGCCGGGGTGATCTGCCGGTGGTGGCGATAGCTGCGAAAGGTGCTGT
This Arsenicicoccus dermatophilus DNA region includes the following protein-coding sequences:
- a CDS encoding cation:proton antiporter, whose protein sequence is MFRAHWDSLRLADVGEPLLGIALICTTYGLTELAHGYGFLAVFVCALALRAAERGHEYHGRLHLAIEHLEAILTLLILMLLGVSLSSGQLAGLTWPGVIVAAALVFVVRPLAGWLSLWRTSTLDSRERWTTAVFGVRGIGTIYYLGFATSEHTWDDERTLWATATFAILLSVVVHGMAATPVMHHLEERRERMRARWEARSGRRKERGGQRRAQAQQRAER
- a CDS encoding adenylate/guanylate cyclase domain-containing protein; this translates as MRVGLAHGKLVCRSAVFGDTVNRAARLTAEMVTCGKVLGDQVAVPGRASRARAADRTATHPHPARRRGGDPSLLQRAVPASTLDALRLAEVVTLGGDGTALHRADRPARPRAGRRARQEPRR